The Maribacter aquivivus DNA window TCCGTCTCCAGAAACTTTATGGCAGAAGTATTTAAAGTTTACAAATATTGAAACCCCAGAGGCACAAGAGATAGTTGAAAATGATTATTACGCTGATGATAGCGGAATGACGCCTAGATATTACCAACAAAATGCCGTTAACAGAACCTTAGAAGCTGTTGCTAAAGGTCAAGATAGAATTATCTTGGTAATGGCAACCGGTACTGGAAAAACCTATACTGCTTTTAATATCATTTGGCGTTTATGGAAAACAGGCGTTAAGAAACGCATCTTATTTCTTGCAGATAGAAATGCATTACTCACACAAACTAAGAATGGCGATTTCTCCCCTTTCGGAAATGATATCATGCATATTATTAAAAACCGGAAGATTGATAAATCCTACCAAATATATTTTGCACTTTATCAAGGTCTAACAAGTACAGACGAAGATAAAAATGCATACAAAGAGTTTAGTCCAGACTTTTTCGATTTAATTGTAATTGACGAGTGTCATAGGGGTAGTGCTTCTGAAGCTTCGGCTTGGAGAGCAGTTTTAGATTACTTTAAAGGAGCTACGCAAATAGGTTTAACAGCAACACCTAAAGAAACTAAAGATGTTTCTAATATGGACTATTTTGGAGAGCCTGTTTATAATTACTCTTTAAAACAAGGTATTGATGATGGCTTCTTGGCACCTTATAAAGTAGTTAGAATTACTACAAGTATAGATGATGGTTGGAGACCTACTGCAGGCTTAATAGATAAGTATGGTAATGAAGTAAAAGACCGTATTTATAACCTAAAAGATTACGATAGAACATTAGCGATAGATGAACGTACAGAAGTTGTAGCAAAAAAGATAACAGAGTATCTTAAAGCAACAGACCGTTTTGCTAAAACCATTGTTTTTTGTACCGATATTGACCATGCAAATAGAATGCGTCAAGCTTTAATAAATGAAAATGCAGACTTAGTAGCTAAACATTGGAATTACTGCGTCAAGATTACAGGCGATGATGAAGTAGGCAAACAAGAACTAGATAATTTTACAGATGTTGAAGAACGTTTTCCTGTAATAGCTACAACTTCTAAAATGCTGACTACGGGTATTGATACAAAAATGGTGAAGTTTATTGTGTTAGAATCTAACATACAATCTGTAACTGAATTTAAACAAATTATTGGTCGTGGTACTCGTATTCGTGAAGCAGAGGGTAAAGTCTACTTTACGATTATGGACTTTAGAAAAGCGACAAATATATTCGCAAGACCCGATTTTGATGGTGATCCTGTTCAAATTTATGAACCAGAGCCTGGTGAGCCAGTAGTTCCACCAGAGGATGACACTACACAACCAGATAATGAGGAACCAATTGACCCTGGTGATTTTATACCTCCTACAACCCCAGATATAGGTATTGACGAAGGGGAAACAGAAATAAAGAAATACTACGTTAATCAAATTCCCGTATCGGTTGTTCATGAGCGTGTTCAGTATTACGGTAAGGATGGTAAGCTGATTACAGAATCTTTAAAAGATTATTCTAGAAAAAATATATCGAAAGAGTTTAGTTCATTAGATGATTTTATTCAAAGATGGAATGACTCAGAAAAAAAAGAAGAACTAATAAAAGAATTAGCAGAACACGGTGTACTATTAGAAGCTTTGCGAGAAGATGTTGGTCAAGATTTAGATGCTTTCGATTTAATCTGCCACGTTGCTTTTGATCAACCCGTACTTACAAGGCTAGAAAGAGCAAATAACGTGCGTAAACGAAACTACTTTACCAAGTACAATGAAACAGCGCAGAAGGTTCTAAATAGCCTTTTAGACAAGTATGAACAAGAGGGTATTATGTCTATAGAACAGGGTTCTGTATTAAAAGTTCAACCTTTAAGTCAAATGGGTTCTCCTGTTGAGTTGGTAAGAGCCTTTGGTAAGAAAAAAGATTTTGACCAAG harbors:
- the hsdR gene encoding EcoAI/FtnUII family type I restriction enzme subunit R, which gives rise to MNKKDLSERDICTKFINPAIQKAGWNMRTQVREEVSFTDGRIIVQGNLYTRGKSKRADYILYYKSNIPIAVIEAKDNKKPVGNGMQQALDYADILQIPFVFTSNGDSFVFHDKTNTSGALEKEIPLDDFPSPETLWQKYLKFTNIETPEAQEIVENDYYADDSGMTPRYYQQNAVNRTLEAVAKGQDRIILVMATGTGKTYTAFNIIWRLWKTGVKKRILFLADRNALLTQTKNGDFSPFGNDIMHIIKNRKIDKSYQIYFALYQGLTSTDEDKNAYKEFSPDFFDLIVIDECHRGSASEASAWRAVLDYFKGATQIGLTATPKETKDVSNMDYFGEPVYNYSLKQGIDDGFLAPYKVVRITTSIDDGWRPTAGLIDKYGNEVKDRIYNLKDYDRTLAIDERTEVVAKKITEYLKATDRFAKTIVFCTDIDHANRMRQALINENADLVAKHWNYCVKITGDDEVGKQELDNFTDVEERFPVIATTSKMLTTGIDTKMVKFIVLESNIQSVTEFKQIIGRGTRIREAEGKVYFTIMDFRKATNIFARPDFDGDPVQIYEPEPGEPVVPPEDDTTQPDNEEPIDPGDFIPPTTPDIGIDEGETEIKKYYVNQIPVSVVHERVQYYGKDGKLITESLKDYSRKNISKEFSSLDDFIQRWNDSEKKEELIKELAEHGVLLEALREDVGQDLDAFDLICHVAFDQPVLTRLERANNVRKRNYFTKYNETAQKVLNSLLDKYEQEGIMSIEQGSVLKVQPLSQMGSPVELVRAFGKKKDFDQAIKELEIEIYNTSA